The proteins below are encoded in one region of Paraburkholderia aromaticivorans:
- the rbsK gene encoding ribokinase: MSKETKQGRVLVVGSINTDLVARAPHLPRPGETIGGHEFSQVAGGKGGNQAVAAARIGAQVAMVGCVGKDANGAQRVKDLEAEGIDCSGVEVHPGQPTGVAMVTVSDDGQNTIVVVAGSNGELTPESVARHEAAIKACDIVVCQLETPWDSVHATLALARRLGKITVLNPAPATGPLPAEWLPLVDYLVPNEVEAAILAGLPVESQSGARRAATELQQGGARNVIVTLGAQGAYLLVEGGEGMHFPAPQVQAVDTTAAGDTFIGVFAAQLASRQPLEGAISLAQRAAAISVTRAGAQPSIPTRAEVDSAA, encoded by the coding sequence GTGTCAAAAGAAACGAAGCAGGGCCGGGTGCTGGTAGTGGGTAGCATCAATACGGATCTCGTCGCTCGCGCGCCGCATTTGCCGCGCCCCGGCGAGACGATTGGCGGACATGAGTTCTCGCAGGTCGCCGGCGGTAAGGGCGGGAACCAGGCTGTCGCCGCCGCACGCATCGGCGCGCAGGTGGCCATGGTCGGATGCGTCGGGAAAGACGCGAACGGCGCTCAGCGGGTCAAGGATCTGGAAGCGGAAGGGATCGACTGCAGCGGAGTCGAGGTTCATCCGGGCCAACCGACCGGTGTCGCCATGGTGACGGTGTCGGACGACGGGCAGAACACGATCGTCGTGGTCGCCGGCAGCAACGGCGAACTCACGCCGGAGAGCGTGGCTCGTCATGAAGCGGCCATCAAGGCTTGCGATATCGTGGTGTGCCAACTGGAAACGCCGTGGGATTCCGTTCACGCAACGCTCGCGCTGGCTCGCCGGCTCGGCAAGATCACCGTGTTGAACCCGGCGCCGGCGACAGGGCCGTTGCCGGCGGAATGGCTGCCGCTAGTCGACTATCTCGTGCCGAACGAGGTCGAGGCCGCCATTCTGGCCGGCCTGCCGGTCGAATCGCAAAGCGGCGCGCGGCGCGCGGCGACGGAATTGCAACAGGGCGGCGCGCGCAATGTAATCGTCACGCTCGGCGCGCAGGGCGCTTATCTACTAGTGGAAGGCGGCGAGGGCATGCATTTCCCCGCGCCGCAAGTGCAAGCGGTCGACACGACTGCGGCCGGCGACACTTTTATTGGCGTCTTCGCCGCGCAACTCGCCTCACGGCAACCGCTGGAAGGCGCGATCAGCCTCGCGCAACGCGCGGCGGCGATTTCCGTGACGCGTGCGGGCGCGCAGCCATCGATACCGACTCGCGCGGAAGTCGATAGCGCAGCCTGA
- a CDS encoding nucleoside hydrolase, whose amino-acid sequence MKSQYVGILMISLGLAACGGGISTTDPLANAPKVIIDSDFNTMGDDGQLFAMTTQLMGQGKVNLLGLTVVTGNDWLLQEESDALKSVERMGVQNVVGVYGGADYPLQYDVASIRAQQAANPNGYFGAWSRPEPTQQSHLVAPPDGFAVATKLQALGAADFMIQTIKRYPNQVTILEVGPPTNLATAIMKAPEIVPLIKRIVYMGGAMAVPGNANAVGELNWWFDPLAVRTVLQTSIPQAVIPLDVTNTVPLTQSVYDQIVNNPSKQTAVTRAYGIANAGAFANNTDLFDTLTIAYFLDPTYATQTKSAYLDIDTTSGEDQGHVTVYPDQPAAGASPQKITYVTQFDNNRFFGLYVDLLTRPVPITLP is encoded by the coding sequence ATGAAATCACAATACGTAGGCATACTGATGATATCGTTGGGACTTGCTGCGTGCGGAGGCGGCATATCGACCACTGATCCTCTCGCCAATGCGCCGAAGGTCATCATCGATTCAGACTTCAACACGATGGGCGACGACGGCCAGCTTTTCGCCATGACCACGCAGTTGATGGGGCAGGGCAAGGTCAATCTGCTTGGACTCACCGTCGTCACCGGCAACGACTGGTTGCTGCAGGAGGAGTCGGATGCGCTCAAGTCAGTGGAACGCATGGGTGTGCAGAACGTCGTGGGCGTGTACGGCGGCGCCGACTATCCGTTGCAATACGATGTAGCGAGTATTCGCGCGCAGCAGGCGGCCAATCCGAACGGCTATTTTGGCGCGTGGAGCCGGCCCGAACCGACTCAGCAGTCTCACCTCGTTGCGCCGCCGGATGGGTTCGCGGTGGCGACGAAACTGCAGGCGCTGGGTGCTGCGGATTTCATGATTCAGACCATCAAGCGCTATCCGAACCAGGTCACTATTCTCGAGGTCGGGCCGCCCACTAACCTTGCCACGGCGATCATGAAGGCGCCGGAGATCGTGCCGCTGATCAAACGGATCGTCTACATGGGCGGCGCGATGGCGGTGCCGGGCAATGCGAACGCCGTGGGTGAACTCAACTGGTGGTTTGATCCGCTCGCTGTGCGCACGGTGTTGCAGACGTCGATTCCACAAGCCGTGATTCCGCTCGATGTGACGAATACGGTGCCGCTGACTCAAAGCGTGTATGACCAGATCGTCAATAACCCGAGCAAGCAGACTGCGGTGACGAGGGCGTATGGGATTGCGAATGCTGGGGCGTTTGCTAATAATACGGATTTGTTCGATACATTGACGATCGCGTATTTTCTTGATCCTACTTACGCTACGCAGACGAAGAGTGCGTACCTGGATATCGATACTACGAGCGGTGAGGATCAGGGGCATGTGACGGTTTATCCGGATCAGCCGGCAGCGGGTGCTTCGCCGCAGAAGATCACTTATGTTACGCAGTTTGATAACAATCGGTTTTTTGGTCTTTATGTGGATTTGTTGACGCGGCCTGTGCCGATTACGTTGCCGTGA
- a CDS encoding CHASE2 domain-containing protein: MATQKEEEQGHKGAKHEGGGFWHLFGRAALSVVLGIVLAFLLPTRFGEEMGAQTMARYAAPFSGYLFDREREKAVDKEQSDWHGKSITVLVIDAEVLAACKEGWPAHYPFYSWLLGYLNKFPPKGVFIDVILSQSKGQDAAKPKKPNKPECIDETVKPGPHKTLEDSDFNDFKNGVMRLTSHGIPVFLAARRTTENTLTTNPDLDSDHDLKNLRRVGIEFSAHSVDRLAWTYPLVYPKDESASKQTQSTEQTAHAMPEQPGTSEGDCPRSAAFAIFKDVYSGKLDVPCDRAAFMSVTWPLDTAAYGLRWRESMDEEREERHGFWPRVDSGDDDEEMYCTSSEDQIRLLLRAEARAFLRPLSRPLCVHYRTIHASRLPKQMGDGLNVGAPKDTELSDPELSDAFRGRFVMIGTSFAYSNDLVLSPLQDRIPGVFLHAAALDNLLSDHSDLEDVEAWELKFKMPVTRWVKILLLGGIGFIGFFIIVSIKKKVRKVFAEFHHERTHWRKRFHPHWWVAKSITASFNIALLAISLAVLVSFGVAMILLGAGMHVPFLVVAHILACAIAVEWLEWSEHLFNWITDSKEK, translated from the coding sequence ATGGCGACGCAGAAAGAAGAAGAACAAGGGCATAAAGGTGCGAAGCACGAAGGCGGCGGCTTTTGGCATTTGTTCGGCCGGGCTGCTCTATCGGTAGTGCTGGGTATCGTGCTTGCTTTTCTGCTGCCCACACGTTTTGGCGAAGAAATGGGTGCGCAGACGATGGCGCGCTACGCGGCGCCGTTCTCAGGCTATCTGTTTGACCGCGAGCGAGAGAAGGCGGTCGATAAGGAACAGAGCGATTGGCACGGCAAGAGCATCACCGTGCTCGTAATTGATGCCGAGGTTCTCGCTGCCTGCAAAGAAGGCTGGCCGGCTCATTACCCTTTTTACAGCTGGCTCCTGGGATATCTCAACAAGTTTCCGCCGAAGGGTGTTTTTATCGATGTGATTCTTTCCCAGTCCAAGGGACAGGATGCCGCGAAACCCAAGAAACCCAACAAACCCGAATGTATTGACGAGACCGTCAAGCCTGGTCCTCACAAAACATTGGAGGATTCTGACTTCAACGACTTCAAAAACGGGGTTATGCGCTTGACGTCGCACGGAATACCGGTATTTCTGGCTGCTCGCCGGACGACCGAAAACACGCTTACCACTAACCCGGATCTCGATAGCGATCACGACTTGAAGAACCTGAGACGTGTTGGCATTGAGTTTTCTGCCCATTCGGTGGACCGGCTAGCATGGACTTATCCACTCGTTTATCCCAAGGACGAGTCCGCCAGCAAACAAACACAGAGCACCGAGCAAACAGCGCACGCTATGCCGGAGCAACCCGGCACTTCGGAAGGCGACTGTCCACGGAGTGCCGCCTTCGCGATCTTCAAGGACGTGTACAGCGGAAAGCTGGATGTGCCGTGCGACAGGGCCGCGTTCATGTCGGTCACGTGGCCACTCGACACGGCGGCATACGGCTTGCGTTGGCGAGAGTCCATGGACGAAGAGAGGGAGGAGCGTCATGGGTTTTGGCCGCGGGTGGACTCCGGGGACGACGACGAGGAGATGTACTGCACGTCGAGCGAGGACCAGATCAGACTCTTGTTGCGCGCGGAGGCACGTGCGTTCTTGCGTCCATTGAGCCGGCCGCTCTGTGTGCACTATCGGACCATCCACGCTAGCCGGCTGCCAAAGCAGATGGGTGATGGACTGAACGTTGGCGCGCCGAAAGACACGGAACTCAGTGATCCTGAACTCAGCGACGCGTTCAGGGGGCGCTTCGTGATGATTGGCACATCGTTCGCGTATTCCAATGACCTCGTCCTATCGCCCCTTCAAGACCGTATTCCAGGCGTGTTTCTGCATGCAGCCGCGCTCGACAATCTCTTGAGTGATCACTCCGATCTGGAAGACGTCGAAGCCTGGGAGCTCAAATTCAAAATGCCCGTCACCAGGTGGGTCAAGATTCTCCTTCTTGGTGGCATTGGTTTCATCGGGTTCTTCATCATTGTGAGCATCAAGAAGAAAGTCAGGAAGGTATTTGCGGAGTTCCATCACGAGCGCACGCATTGGAGAAAGCGATTCCATCCGCACTGGTGGGTCGCGAAGTCAATCACGGCCAGTTTCAATATCGCGTTGCTTGCAATCAGCCTTGCCGTGCTTGTGTCATTCGGCGTGGCGATGATCCTGCTTGGCGCCGGGATGCATGTTCCATTTCTCGTCGTGGCGCATATCCTCGCCTGCGCTATTGCAGTCGAATGGCTCGAGTGGAGCGAACATCTGTTCAACTGGATCACCGACAGCAAGGAGAAGTGA
- a CDS encoding M48 family metallopeptidase yields MPSALSNLNIGGGSAKGPTLDTVGSIPPPPARDWPDIKLDLMNARADGWGLVPMPDMEAYLNGLLATIKKTAGTPNYPGSVHIISETGLNANSSAGGNIFVSVGWLQSAESEDEIFAILSHEFGHIYLNHHAIFDARTAGDTSLAIVSLAWTVTNKSPTSNTWSGVDNIAVVQTLGTRVLFPAWQRSVEEQADRFGATISLRCGYSYVDGFKAFFERVIAYDQDAKARRQKLREKQLQAGREKAGQQAAAQAHTQPLAPAAGGGAAQTANQLSSIGELRDAVSQYTSARAGAQASVAENLFDARAVIDDQISAQLETLHDDHGDPAAREDNLTELVRPMLGDKRPDPRIEPWNAARKRGSTPLILAHYKSISDMQDLQAAGNYSQALQVATTIASGPTADHAYPVFLLSNLMTLSRSGPSDSQTQVLRRNLGSRDRSWAVQTNLANRIGQKDPKQGETFLLQQFEYFGRTSVTWPNVISWYREHGDMNRAKQLANTCWTEHPEMRAACVAASQAPAQKKIDDQAGGFSKAVDKMLDQAKGLLPK; encoded by the coding sequence ATGCCAAGCGCCCTGTCGAACCTGAACATCGGCGGCGGTTCCGCGAAAGGACCAACCCTCGACACCGTCGGCTCCATTCCCCCGCCACCGGCTCGCGATTGGCCCGACATCAAACTCGACCTGATGAATGCGCGAGCCGACGGCTGGGGCCTCGTGCCGATGCCTGACATGGAGGCATATCTCAACGGCCTGCTCGCAACGATCAAGAAAACCGCGGGCACGCCGAACTACCCAGGCTCGGTGCATATCATCTCCGAGACCGGACTCAACGCGAATTCGAGCGCGGGCGGCAACATCTTTGTCTCGGTCGGCTGGTTGCAGTCAGCCGAATCGGAGGACGAGATATTTGCGATCCTCTCCCACGAGTTCGGCCATATCTACCTCAACCATCACGCGATTTTCGACGCGCGCACGGCCGGCGACACATCGCTTGCCATCGTGTCGCTCGCCTGGACAGTGACGAACAAATCGCCGACGTCCAACACGTGGTCGGGCGTCGACAATATCGCCGTGGTGCAGACACTCGGCACACGCGTGCTGTTCCCTGCCTGGCAACGCAGCGTGGAGGAACAAGCGGACCGATTCGGCGCGACGATCAGCCTGCGTTGTGGCTATTCCTATGTCGACGGATTCAAGGCTTTCTTCGAGCGCGTGATCGCATACGATCAGGACGCCAAGGCACGACGTCAGAAGTTGCGTGAGAAGCAACTCCAAGCCGGGCGGGAGAAGGCCGGACAGCAGGCCGCGGCGCAGGCACACACCCAGCCGCTCGCGCCGGCGGCAGGCGGCGGCGCGGCGCAAACGGCGAATCAGCTCAGCAGCATCGGCGAACTGCGTGACGCGGTCTCACAGTACACGTCCGCGCGTGCGGGCGCACAGGCGAGCGTCGCGGAAAATCTCTTCGACGCCCGCGCGGTGATCGACGACCAGATCTCGGCGCAACTCGAAACCTTGCACGACGATCACGGCGATCCGGCCGCTCGCGAAGACAACTTGACCGAACTCGTGCGCCCGATGCTCGGAGACAAACGGCCCGACCCGCGGATCGAGCCGTGGAACGCCGCGCGCAAGCGCGGTTCTACGCCACTGATTCTGGCCCACTACAAATCCATATCCGACATGCAGGATCTGCAAGCCGCAGGCAACTACTCGCAAGCGCTGCAAGTAGCGACGACGATCGCATCAGGCCCGACAGCGGACCACGCATACCCCGTGTTCCTGTTGTCGAATCTGATGACGCTATCGCGATCGGGTCCGTCGGATTCACAGACGCAGGTGCTGCGGCGCAATCTGGGCTCACGCGACCGCTCATGGGCGGTGCAGACCAATCTTGCCAACCGCATAGGGCAGAAAGACCCGAAGCAAGGTGAAACGTTTTTACTGCAACAGTTCGAATATTTCGGCAGGACGTCGGTGACCTGGCCCAACGTGATCTCGTGGTATCGCGAGCATGGGGATATGAACCGCGCGAAGCAGTTGGCTAACACATGCTGGACGGAGCATCCGGAAATGCGTGCTGCCTGCGTCGCCGCTTCGCAGGCGCCCGCGCAAAAGAAGATCGACGATCAGGCCGGCGGGTTCAGTAAGGCGGTCGACAAAATGCTCGACCAGGCTAAGGGGCTGTTGCCGAAGTGA
- a CDS encoding substrate-binding periplasmic protein produces MLKQPLKALFAAIACAAALSSAHAELPVLKVGATPTAVPFNFLDPRTNTLKGVMIDVAEAVGKEVGFKADVVAVPFASLVPALQTNKISLISSAFAKTPARAEVVDFSDVVVEYGESLIVPSKDMTPYQRFADLKGKVVGVQIGTAYVEPLQSVSGLKELKMYETMADMMRDISLGRLDAAFGDGPVLAYQLQASGSKDVRIVTTYRSVVPTRIALAVRKGDADSLRKINAAIVTLKANGALDGILKKWGVVS; encoded by the coding sequence ATGTTGAAACAACCCCTAAAGGCGCTTTTTGCGGCCATAGCCTGTGCCGCCGCACTCAGCTCCGCGCATGCCGAGCTCCCCGTATTGAAGGTCGGCGCCACCCCCACGGCGGTGCCATTCAACTTCCTCGATCCCAGAACCAACACACTGAAGGGCGTGATGATCGACGTAGCCGAGGCGGTCGGCAAAGAGGTGGGCTTCAAGGCGGACGTCGTCGCAGTCCCGTTCGCGTCGCTGGTGCCGGCGTTACAGACCAACAAGATCAGCCTGATTTCATCGGCGTTCGCCAAGACGCCGGCGCGCGCCGAGGTGGTTGATTTTTCGGACGTCGTCGTCGAATACGGTGAATCGCTCATCGTGCCGAGCAAGGATATGACGCCGTATCAGCGCTTCGCGGACCTGAAGGGCAAGGTCGTCGGCGTGCAGATAGGTACGGCGTATGTGGAGCCGCTCCAATCCGTGTCCGGCCTGAAAGAGTTGAAGATGTACGAAACCATGGCCGACATGATGCGTGACATTTCGCTAGGCCGACTGGACGCCGCATTCGGCGATGGACCCGTGCTGGCTTACCAACTCCAGGCAAGCGGTTCAAAGGACGTTCGGATCGTCACCACCTACAGGAGTGTCGTACCGACCAGGATAGCGCTGGCTGTCAGGAAGGGAGACGCCGATTCGCTGCGCAAGATCAACGCCGCCATCGTCACGCTCAAAGCCAATGGCGCGCTGGACGGCATCCTGAAGAAGTGGGGCGTCGTTTCCTGA
- a CDS encoding amino acid ABC transporter permease, translating into MLQSFFSDATEFFPVLLQGVLTTVCITVAALVIATVLGLIWALLRVSGIRPLANASRVLTNVIRGVPIIVLLFYMYFVIPEIGVSLTAFQAGALGLGIAYSSYMAEVFRAGIDAVDIGQFEAAQSLGMSRVKLMRRVVLPQAFKIALPSYGNNVVMMLKDSSQTAVITVVELSMQSKLIASATFKSATIFTLVALMYLAMSLPMMYCIGQLERRFGHRK; encoded by the coding sequence ATGCTTCAATCTTTTTTTAGTGACGCCACCGAATTCTTCCCCGTATTACTACAGGGCGTATTGACGACGGTCTGCATCACCGTTGCAGCACTGGTTATCGCCACGGTGCTGGGCTTGATCTGGGCGTTGCTGCGCGTCAGCGGCATCCGGCCGCTAGCCAATGCGAGCCGCGTGCTGACCAATGTGATTCGCGGCGTGCCGATCATCGTGTTGCTGTTCTACATGTATTTCGTGATTCCGGAGATTGGAGTGAGCCTGACCGCCTTCCAGGCCGGCGCGTTGGGTTTGGGAATCGCGTATTCCTCGTATATGGCCGAGGTGTTCCGCGCCGGCATCGACGCAGTCGATATCGGTCAGTTCGAGGCCGCGCAATCACTGGGGATGTCGCGCGTCAAGCTCATGCGTCGCGTCGTGCTGCCTCAGGCGTTCAAGATCGCGTTGCCGTCATACGGCAACAACGTCGTCATGATGCTGAAGGATTCCTCACAAACGGCCGTGATCACGGTGGTCGAACTGTCGATGCAAAGCAAGCTGATCGCCTCCGCCACCTTCAAGAGCGCCACGATCTTCACGCTGGTCGCCCTGATGTATCTGGCAATGAGCCTGCCGATGATGTATTGCATCGGCCAACTGGAACGCCGTTTTGGGCACCGCAAATGA
- a CDS encoding amino acid ABC transporter ATP-binding protein, which yields MIKIEQLNKSYGTHRVLSGINAEIQSGEVVCLIGPSGSGKSTLLRCINGLERYDSGSVTIAGQRVDAARPQIRQLRQRVAMVFQRFNLFPHRTALENVIEGPVHVKGETAASARELAKEILASVGLAEKMAHYPHQLSGGQQQRVAIARALAMEPEAILFDEPTSALDPELVGEVLAVMRKLAEKGMTMVVVTHEMDFARNVSDRVLFLDGGRIAEQGTSKEVLTNPRNDRMRDFLRRVTHAE from the coding sequence ATGATCAAGATCGAGCAATTGAATAAATCGTACGGAACGCATCGTGTGCTCTCGGGTATCAACGCCGAAATTCAATCCGGCGAAGTGGTGTGTCTGATCGGGCCGTCAGGCTCGGGTAAGTCCACGTTGCTTCGCTGTATCAACGGACTGGAGCGCTACGACAGCGGCAGCGTCACGATCGCCGGCCAACGCGTGGATGCAGCGAGGCCGCAGATACGGCAGCTTCGCCAGCGCGTCGCGATGGTGTTTCAGCGCTTCAATCTGTTTCCTCATCGTACAGCGCTCGAAAACGTGATCGAAGGGCCAGTGCATGTCAAGGGCGAGACAGCGGCGTCGGCACGCGAACTAGCGAAGGAAATCCTGGCATCGGTCGGCCTCGCGGAGAAGATGGCCCACTATCCGCATCAATTGTCCGGTGGCCAGCAGCAACGCGTGGCCATTGCACGCGCCTTGGCCATGGAGCCCGAAGCGATCCTGTTCGACGAACCGACCTCGGCACTGGATCCGGAATTGGTTGGCGAAGTTCTGGCGGTGATGCGCAAACTCGCCGAGAAGGGCATGACGATGGTCGTCGTGACCCACGAGATGGACTTCGCGCGCAATGTGTCCGATCGCGTTCTGTTCCTCGATGGGGGGCGCATTGCCGAGCAAGGCACATCGAAAGAGGTGCTGACGAATCCGAGAAACGATCGCATGCGCGACTTCCTGAGGCGCGTGACTCACGCGGAATAA
- a CDS encoding NAD(P)/FAD-dependent oxidoreductase, which translates to MNTDLFSFRSTLWAATTAPRAASAALAGPLDVDVAVIGGGFTGLSAALHLAEAGVKVALFEAYEVAHRASGRNGGQVVPGFKPTPSAMIQRFGVETARRMMRFGYGNADMLFDLVDRYRIDCSPSRDGWIQGAFTETSGQYLKKRAADINANGGDVQYLDRETMREASGSQFWPAGLLERRAGAVHPLAYARGLARAATELGASIYERSPVTEISPRVSGVTLSVNGHAVTAKHAILATDSYTETLWPAVAQSYVTVASAQIATDPLPDALRERLMPKGAGVSETRKITYYCRIDPEGRFVIGGRGRSTDSLDDATRTQLRNAAEERFPELAGATWSHGWACRVGMTMDDLPRVHQLADRLWTAYGYCGRGVAMGTALGRVLSEAVRGVRPAQLDFPVTPVNRMPFYPARQVGAALTINWYRLRDTLGYPA; encoded by the coding sequence ATGAATACTGATCTGTTTTCTTTCCGCAGCACGCTGTGGGCGGCCACGACTGCGCCGCGCGCCGCATCCGCCGCGCTGGCGGGACCGCTGGATGTGGACGTTGCGGTGATCGGCGGCGGCTTCACCGGCTTGTCGGCCGCGCTTCACCTGGCCGAGGCCGGCGTCAAAGTGGCGTTGTTCGAGGCCTACGAAGTCGCGCACCGTGCCTCGGGGCGCAACGGCGGGCAAGTGGTGCCGGGCTTCAAGCCGACGCCGTCCGCGATGATCCAGCGCTTCGGTGTCGAAACGGCGCGGCGCATGATGAGGTTTGGATACGGCAACGCCGACATGCTGTTCGATCTGGTGGACCGTTACCGTATCGATTGCTCGCCGTCGCGCGATGGTTGGATACAGGGTGCGTTCACCGAGACATCCGGGCAGTACCTGAAAAAGCGGGCCGCGGACATTAACGCGAATGGCGGCGATGTCCAGTACCTGGACCGCGAGACAATGCGTGAGGCGTCCGGATCCCAGTTCTGGCCAGCGGGCTTGCTGGAGCGACGCGCAGGCGCAGTGCATCCGCTGGCGTATGCGCGCGGACTGGCGCGGGCGGCCACGGAACTCGGTGCATCGATCTACGAGCGTTCTCCGGTAACGGAGATTTCGCCGCGTGTTTCCGGCGTAACGTTGTCGGTCAACGGCCATGCGGTGACGGCGAAGCACGCGATTCTGGCGACCGACTCGTACACCGAAACGCTGTGGCCCGCGGTCGCGCAGTCGTATGTCACGGTTGCGAGCGCGCAGATTGCCACCGACCCGCTTCCCGACGCACTACGTGAACGCTTGATGCCGAAAGGCGCGGGCGTGTCGGAGACGCGCAAGATCACGTACTACTGCCGCATCGATCCGGAAGGCCGTTTCGTGATCGGCGGGCGTGGCCGCTCCACCGATTCACTGGACGACGCCACGCGCACGCAATTGCGAAACGCGGCCGAAGAGCGCTTCCCCGAACTGGCAGGCGCGACGTGGAGCCATGGCTGGGCGTGCCGCGTCGGAATGACGATGGATGATCTGCCGCGCGTGCATCAACTGGCCGACCGCTTATGGACTGCCTACGGCTATTGCGGCCGCGGCGTGGCAATGGGCACGGCACTTGGACGTGTGCTGTCGGAGGCGGTGCGCGGCGTGAGACCCGCACAACTCGACTTCCCGGTAACGCCGGTGAACCGCATGCCGTTCTATCCGGCGCGGCAAGTGGGTGCGGCACTGACCATCAATTGGTATCGTCTGCGTGATACGTTGGGCTATCCGGCCTGA
- a CDS encoding LysR substrate-binding domain-containing protein, with amino-acid sequence MDKLYRPPALQALQALALVAESSSFTEVADKLHLTQSAVSRKIQQLESHYGAPLLVRNSRNMQLTEHGKAVLEVARKVLGELRALDEQLTRRDRPFRIRIFVSLAVRWLLPRMLDFYAQCPDLSLSIETVATEVVEASGECDAYILYLAEMPDDPAFLTLFEEFLVPVCAPSAVNGKEPPTSLAELADHTLIHGSTGHHEWTAWLQANGESVTNGYKHITFNLDELAMDAASRGLGVAMTDLTLAQDAINRGTLVVPFGTPLKTTGVYVLWLQTAGALHPARERILQWFARHSVRT; translated from the coding sequence ATGGATAAACTCTATCGTCCACCGGCTCTACAGGCCCTTCAGGCGCTCGCACTCGTGGCGGAGTCGTCCAGTTTCACCGAGGTGGCAGACAAACTGCATCTGACTCAAAGCGCGGTGAGCCGGAAGATTCAGCAGTTGGAAAGTCACTACGGTGCGCCGCTGCTCGTTCGCAACAGCCGTAACATGCAATTGACCGAGCACGGAAAAGCGGTCCTGGAAGTCGCCCGAAAGGTGCTCGGAGAACTGAGAGCGCTCGACGAGCAACTCACTCGGCGCGACAGGCCGTTCCGCATTCGTATATTCGTGTCGCTCGCGGTTCGCTGGCTATTGCCGCGCATGCTCGACTTTTATGCCCAATGCCCCGATCTGTCGCTGTCGATCGAGACTGTCGCTACGGAAGTGGTCGAAGCTTCGGGCGAGTGTGACGCCTATATCCTCTATCTCGCCGAAATGCCCGACGATCCGGCATTCCTGACACTATTCGAGGAGTTCCTCGTGCCGGTATGCGCGCCTTCCGCCGTCAACGGCAAAGAGCCGCCAACCTCGCTCGCGGAGTTGGCGGACCACACGCTCATTCACGGATCGACCGGCCATCACGAATGGACCGCCTGGCTGCAGGCGAACGGCGAGTCGGTTACAAACGGCTATAAGCACATCACCTTTAATCTGGACGAACTCGCGATGGATGCGGCGAGCCGTGGATTAGGTGTTGCCATGACGGACCTGACGTTGGCGCAGGACGCGATCAATCGCGGCACGCTGGTTGTTCCGTTCGGCACGCCTTTGAAAACCACCGGCGTCTATGTGCTTTGGCTGCAAACCGCTGGCGCCCTGCATCCGGCGCGCGAACGCATTCTGCAATGGTTCGCGCGACATTCCGTGCGAACGTAA